TTCAATTAatgttttgcatttttattattttttatagggtCTTTCAAAAATGAATTATTGATATAAATAGTTTATATTCTCTctaattaatgaaaaatgaaaactcATAATAAAAGTGGTTGGTCTTCCTAGAATGTCCTTATATTATGATCGAATTAAGAAGAGgagttcatttatttatttattttaatttttttaagggtCTAATTTAATTAACTTAAAAAAGCGAATAtaaatttaaggaaaatgtgagaaattaataatatttgttatAGTCGATTAGATTAATAGAATATGTAAATAGTACCTAAAAGTgattgcatataaaatttttattaaacaaatagATGTATTCAATCTATTCTGGGTCTTTTTATAAGTTTCATTTTCATGGTATTTTTTCATTCCAtgtgttattttgttatcttcatttccttgttgatttaaagtatcatttaatttggttgaatgtatttttcaacatatgaagcaactaaattatttatagttgttatttttcaacatcATGCATGTATGGATTTCGCATTAATCAGttgttatttattcatttagtttTGGTTGTGTGGAACAGTATCCAACTTTTGGAAGAATCATTTACTTCGTTAACATAATGAGAAGTGGTAAGATTGTGTTAATAAGTTATGTagcatttgttttgaaatagtaatattaattttgtaaaagttaagtttcgagactattttttgaagatcaTAGAAAACAACAAGCGAAGAATATCCCGTATAAAGATTtaccagaagagaaaaaggaagaactccgtagaaaacagagagagagatatgctAAAAAAAAGGCATCTAGCAGCAATTCCCTCCAATTAAAAGATTCAACTTCATTTGGTGGTGATCAACTGACTACATCAATTGATGAACTTTCAAATGATGATGTCCAACATATAAACATCATCCAAGACTTTACTGTTCTACAAAAGGTGTCAAAGAGACAACAAATTTTCCACGCTGATGTTGATATTGACGAATTGAGTTCATCTCATGAAGTATGTGTTCCTCCTGGTGTAAATGTCTGTGTGGTTGATTCAGAGGCAACTTCATCATTAAACAATGTGACAGATCAGTCTAATTGTCCGAGTGATTCTATGGATTTTCTGACACATAAATCAGGAAATATATACATAGATGAAACAACCGTCTCAAATCAGTTTCTGATTCAACAGGTTTTCCTGAAATTATTTTGTCATATTTCTTATTCAAACGTCCTTATATTCTTTTTCACTGAAATTTGGGAACATTCTATTCAAATAGCCTCCATGTGTTGTTCAGGAACAGTCAAGTTTTGAAACAAGTATATCGCCACCTTGTAGGGGTAAGAAAccagtataattatattattcattcttcTCATTCCGTTGTCAACTCTTGGCACTTTTCCAGTAGTGTCCTGGGTCAGATCATTCAAAGAACAATCGATGAGTTTATACATATTGTCTTATATTCACTTTTGAACTCAATAGGTGAGGGGCATCGCCGATCTACTGGACTTAGGCAATTATTACAAGTTGTGCCATCTGAAGCCTATTCTTTGCCGTATGTGCCTTGTTGCAGACATTGTAAAGCAAAGCGATTCTATCATGAAACGAAAGGATTTTGTTGTGCTGATGGGACAATTTCTTTGGCCACAAATGCTATTCCTGATCAACTTTATGATCTTTTCACTTCCAACACAGATGAATCTGCGCATTTTAAGACCTATGTTCGGACTTATAATAATAAGTTCGCTTTTACATCTTTTGGAGTTAAATTCGATAGAGATCTTTGCAGACGGAATAGAGGAATTTATACCTTTCGAACTCAGGGacaaatctatcactatatcAATGATTTAATCCCTTTAAATGGTCGTCCTTCTTATCTCCAATTGTATTTCTATGATACGAAGCATGAATTAGAAAATCGTATTTCTGATTCAGACATAATGAATCCATCAATTATAGCTCAACTCATCGATATTCTTCGCATCAATCCATATTCTGTGTTTTTCCGGTCTCTTGGTGATTTGCCAAATTTGGAAAATCAAGTAATCCATATAAGATCAGATGCTGGTCTAGATCAACGTGTATTCAATACCCCGACATCTTCACAAGTTGCAGCAATATGGGTTGAAAATGAAGATGCAGATCAGCTAGGAGGACGAGACATTTGTGTCTTTAGTCATTCTGGTGGAAGTCATatagttcaatattattttggctGCTATGATCCACTTCAGTATCCGTTGTTATTTCCTCTTGGCGATACTGGTTGGCATCAAGGAATTCAAAGGGTCAATAGAGGAAGCACATTAACAAGTAATGAAACAACCCGATCAATAGATCCTCATCAATCAATGTCAGCAGAACAATTACTTGGAAGAGAACAGCGAGGttatattataatcttaatcTTCCCATTTTGTACTTAGTTTGTAGACGtccaattttgtaatatttcattcTCTTACAACTTTTGCAGCATTAAACAGAAAAATGAAGGATCCAATTGTTTCGTGCCGTGAATATTATTGCTACAAGTTACAAATCAGAGAAAATGTCAGATCAATTTTGTTACTGTCTGGTCGTCTATTGCAACAATTTGTGGTTGATATGTATGTTAAGATTGAGACGTCGAGATTAGATTATTTTCGTAGCAAACAACAACATATTCGATCTGAGTTATATCAAGGTATTGTTGATACCATTACACTTggggaagttgatgcttctaaAGTTGGAAAACGGATTATTTTGCCTTCTTCATTTATTGGGGGTCCAAGAGATATGCGAAaaagatatatggaagcaatggcTTTAGTTCAACGTTATGGTAAACcagacatttttttaacaatgacgTGCAATCCAAACTGGcaagaaatttcaaatgaattacGCCTGCATGAGGAAAGTCAAAATCGGCCTGATTTGGTTGCTCGGGTCTTTtgtgcaaaattagaagaattaaaagATCGATTATTCAAGCAGCAGATATTTGGAAAAGTCTCagcatatgtttatgttattgagCACCAAAAAAGAGGGCTTCCACAtgcacattttttaattatattacagAGAGATTGGAAACTCTATGCGCCTGAATCTTTTGATCAGATTGTATCGGCAGAAATAcctgataaaaatacaaatttgcaCTTGCATAATGCTGTTATCAACCATATGATCCATGGACCATGTGGAGTGTTGAATCCAACAAAtgtttgcatgaaaaaaaatggttgttgcaAAAGCCAATATCCAAAAAGTTTTGCATCAGGTACGACTGTTGGAAATGATTGCCTCCCAATATATAAGCGTTCTGACAATGGAATAACTGTCAGAGTGAGAGGCCATAATTTGGATAACCGTTGGGTCGTTCCATATAATCCGTATTTGCTTGCAACATTTGACTGTCACATTAATGTCGAGATTTGTTCTACGATAAAAGCagtcaaatatctttataagtatatttacaAAGGGCATGATCGTGTTGCTTTCAATTTGGTTTCGgaacaaaacaatcaacaaatTGATGAAATCCAACAATTCCAATCGGCCCGATGGATTGCTCCACCTGAAGCTATGTGGAGAATATACGGCTTCATTGTTAATGAAATGTACCCAGCAGTATATGGTTTACATTTACATCTTGAAGATCAACACCAAGTAACTTTTCGAGCAAATGAAGACTTAATCAATGTTCTCAACTCTGATCGGTCTGCAAAATCAATGTTAACAGAATTCTTTGCATTAAACCGGGTGGATGAAAATGCCAGGACATTGTTGTACAAAGAATTtccagaattttatgtttggagcCAACAATACAAAGAGTGGACTcgtcggaaaaaaaaaactgttataggTCGAATTGTTACAGCAAATCCATTTGAAGGCGAGAGATATTATCTGCGGATATTGCTAAATCATGTAAGAGGACCTTTGTCGTTTGAACATCTTAGGACAGTTGATGGTGTCGTGGCTCCAACATTTCGTGAGGCAGCAACTATGCATGGTTTGCTACAAAGAGACAGTAGCTTAGAAGATTGTTTACATGAAGCATCTCTATATCAAATGCCATCCAGTTTGAGACGACTATTTGCAactattttggtttattgtaaTCCAACCAATCCGAGAGAGCTTTGGGAACGTTTTGAACAAGATATGTCAGTTAATTTTAGGTCGACTAAAGATTCTATGTTGAATGTAAGAATGCAAGTTTTGCGCTCAATCTCTTTTACACTTGAATCAATGGGGAAAGACATTAATTCGTTCCATCTTCTTGATGACGACATTCGTTTTGATGAAGAGCAAGTCGAATCTAGGgaaattgatgatgaattgGTTGTTGAAATTTCAGAAGAAGATATTGTTGCATCAGAAGCCCTTAATAGTAAACAACGACATGTCTATAATTCAGTTTTGGGAAAGGTTTTTTCTAATGAAGCTGCTACATTCTTTGTTGATGGCCCTGGTGGGACGGGAAAGACATTCTTATACAAGGCACTTCTTGCCGCagtaagatcaagaaaattagtCGCACTTGCAACTGCTTCATCTGGTGTTGCTGCATCTATCCTTCCTGGAGGTCGAACAGCACACTCACGCTTTAAGATTCCACTAGATACTGATGAACATAGCATGTGTTGTGTCAGTAAACAAAGTGCCATCGCGAAGTTACTACGTGTGGCAAGGTTAATTATATGGGATGAGGCCCCTATGTCAAGAAAACAACATATTgaaacattaaataaaatgctACGAGACATTAATGATTCAGAATTAACATTCGGTGGAAAAGTTATCGTTTGTGGTGGAGATTTTCGCCAAGTTTTACCTGTGGTTCGTAAAGGAACAAGGCAACAACATGTTGACGCcagtttggtttcttcttacTTGTGGCCTACATTGATCAAGTTTCATTTGACTGAAAATATGCGAGCAAGATTGGATCCAGTCTTTTCAGAATATGTGTTAGAATTGGGCAACGGAATGCCACCAATCACAGTTgatgaaactataaaaattCCTGATGGCATGCTTGTTCCGTATGAAGATGACTGTACTTCTTTGGATCATTTAATAGATGCTGTTTTCCATGATATTcatgaatattcaataaatatttcagcTATGATGAATCGGGCCATATTAACACCAAAGAATAGttatgttgatgaaataaatgcatTACTAATTCATAGATTTCCTGGTGAGATTAAGCGATATTATAGTTTTGACGAAGCAATAGATGCATCTGAACAATCAGTTATGgaggattttttaaatactctaaCCCCAAATGGACTTCCTCCTCATGAATTGTTACTGAAGATAAACTGTCCTATCATGCTGCTTAGAAACATTAATCCTTCAGAAGGACTATGCAACGGAACACGTCTAATTTGTCGGGCTTTTGATCGAAATGTCATTGATGCAGAAATCGCAGTTGGGCACCACAGCGGAAAAAGAGTCTTTATTCCAAGGATCCCATTCTTACcaaatgttgatgaaaatagTGGTTTCCCATTCAAACGAACTCAGTTCCCTATCAGATTAAGTTTTGCAATGACTATAAATAAGTCACAAGGGCAAACATtggattttgttggaatatatttaCCTCAACCTGTTTTCTCACATGGTCAATTATATGTGGCTCTATCAAGGGCAAAGACTGCATCTACAGTAAGGATTTTACTACGGCCAGTGTCAACTGAACGATCAGAAAAGaactgcacaaaaaatattgtctatACAGAATTATTAAGATTGGCATCTTCAGATTAATGTTAAATAGGTAATGATTCAATTgtataatttcagtttaattaCTTCAACAAAATTGCGCAtttaatagaattttcttttctgtatgtttagtattgtgttttttaatttattatacttttcaattctctttgcaattttttttttaatttagtattggGTTTACTATACTTACACATTTAATATCTTTGTATGTGAACAGCTTTAAAGATACGGAAGGTTTATACATCGATAAAAGATATCACTCCAAGTACAAGAGActggaaaatcaaaatgattgtgGCAGAGAAATCACCCAAACGAACAGGTCAACGTTCACCAGTGAAGTACCAAAACCTAACATTGATTGATCCAGAGGTATAGTATTTATTTCTatctactgttttttttttttaatggattaaaaactggtaaatgattttgttatttttgcattctatctattaagttttgttcttattttttattgttttactaCTAATTTGTTGGGTCTTTTGATGTGGacgattttttaaatctttagcTTCCTTATATAAATCTCGATGATGTTCTATTAATTTAGTTATCTTCCTGtaacatatttaaaaacaaaaattttacacataactcaaaacaatttaaaatcaaagaaaatcattatactcaattatttattacaatttgttttttgcaAATTATtcgttacaattttttatattatacaggGAAATCGGTTGCAAGCTACGATATTTGATAAGGATATTGACTCGCGACAAGATACTTTGCACATTTTCCAGTCATATTACATCAGTAATGCATTTGTGAAGCCATTGGATCCAAAATATAGAATTGAAACACATGAATATCAATGGATCTTGAATGCTAAAACGATAATTGAGGAAGTTCCAAAGGATGAAGGACAATTGGAGCCACCAAAGTACCAATTCATTATGTTCAATGAATTAGATGCTTACAAGAATTCAACTGCAGAAATAGGTAATTCActctttattttagaatatttaattatcaatatactaaaaatttaaatcttatttgtCAGATATTTTAGCTGTTGCGATCCAAATCAGGCCATGTAGAGAGATAACTTTAGCGCATGGACCAACAATTATTCAAGAGATATATGTTATCGATcaagggtaaaaatattttttgggtagTTCACTCTTTTAGAATtatgtttcaatttttattttttgcatatcctgctaatttttttttattctaattttgtaGCTTAAACCCCATATGTTTAACTATGTGGGGTCGATTTGTGCAAGATGAATGCAAAAAAATCTGGAAAATAATTGAGACAAAGCCAGTTATACTTGGAACAAAAATAAGAGTTGGTTCTtataatggtatttttaataattaacaatcttatattttcttttacattgtATATGCTTGCATTAATTATGATGCCTATTTCTAAT
This genomic window from Carya illinoinensis cultivar Pawnee chromosome 7, C.illinoinensisPawnee_v1, whole genome shotgun sequence contains:
- the LOC122315458 gene encoding uncharacterized protein LOC122315458, with translation MREATGGTATLCSGGGDGGGGCCSPVSKRQQIFHADVDIDELSSSHEVCVPPGVNVCVVDSEATSSLNNVTDQSNCPSDSMDFLTHKSGNIYIDETTVSNQFLIQQPPCVVQEQSSFETSISPPCRGEGHRRSTGLRQLLQVVPSEAYSLPYVPCCRHCKAKRFYHETKGFCCADGTISLATNAIPDQLYDLFTSNTDESAHFKTYVRTYNNKFAFTSFGVKFDRDLCRRNRGIYTFRTQGQIYHYINDLIPLNGRPSYLQLYFYDTKHELENRISDSDIMNPSIIAQLIDILRINPYSVFFRSLGDLPNLENQVIHIRSDAGLDQRVFNTPTSSQVAAIWVENEDADQLGGRDICVFSHSGGSHIVQYYFGCYDPLQYPLLFPLGDTGWHQGIQRVNRGSTLTSNETTRSIDPHQSMSAEQLLGREQRALNRKMKDPIVSCREYYCYKLQIRENVRSILLLSGRLLQQFVVDMYVKIETSRLDYFRSKQQHIRSELYQGIVDTITLGEVDASKVGKRIILPSSFIGGPRDMRKRYMEAMALVQRYGKPDIFLTMTCNPNWQEISNELRLHEESQNRPDLVARVFCAKLEELKDRLFKQQIFGKVSAYVYVIEHQKRGLPHAHFLIILQRDWKLYAPESFDQIVSAEIPDKNTNLHLHNAVINHMIHGPCGVLNPTNVCMKKNGCCKSQYPKSFASGTTVGNDCLPIYKRSDNGITVRVRGHNLDNRWVVPYNPYLLATFDCHINVEICSTIKAVKYLYKYIYKGHDRVAFNLVSEQNNQQIDEIQQFQSARWIAPPEAMWRIYGFIVNEMYPAVYGLHLHLEDQHQVTFRANEDLINVLNSDRSAKSMLTEFFALNRVDENARTLLYKEFPEFYVWSQQYKEWTRRKKKTVIGRIVTANPFEGERYYLRILLNHVRGPLSFEHLRTVDGVVAPTFREAATMHGLLQRDSSLEDCLHEASLYQMPSSLRRLFATILVYCNPTNPRELWERFEQDMSVNFRSTKDSMLNVRMQVLRSISFTLESMGKDINSFHLLDDDIRFDEEQVESREIDDELVVEISEEDIVASEALNSKQRHVYNSVLGKVFSNEAATFFVDGPGGTGKTFLYKALLAAVRSRKLVALATASSGVAASILPGGRTAHSRFKIPLDTDEHSMCCVSKQSAIAKLLRVARLIIWDEAPMSRKQHIETLNKMLRDINDSELTFGGKVIVCGGDFRQVLPVVRKGTRQQHVDASLVSSYLWPTLIKFHLTENMRARLDPVFSEYVLELGNGMPPITVDETIKIPDGMLVPYEDDCTSLDHLIDAVFHDIHEYSINISAMMNRAILTPKNSYVDEINALLIHRFPGEIKRYYSFDEAIDASEQSVMEDFLNTLTPNGLPPHELLLKINCPIMLLRNINPSEGLCNGTRLICRAFDRNVIDAEIAVGHHSGKRVFIPRIPFLPNVDENSGFPFKRTQFPIRLSFAMTINKSQGQTLDFVGIYLPQPVFSHALKIRKVYTSIKDITPSTRDWKIKMIVAEKSPKRTGQRSPVKYQNLTLIDPEGNRLQATIFDKDIDSRQDTLHIFQSYYISNAFVKPLDPKYRIETHEYQWILNAKTIIEEVPKDEGQLEPPKYQFIMFNELDAYKNSTAEIGLSLSSRPKSKFMINPVIPEATSLQEWAAINDLLLKSIIAKSLTYPSASLSSVGIREIIKNCDVAEFIKSLQPMAVKSYSHCRAYVELDDGTGRLSAVMFGEIVEETFGCSAVDLMKHTGDEHLSYIENLVAEVSQKEWKIELLVDLDRLNQKQYKNFNVVSIEAVQDDTNDGSE